One window of the Trypanosoma brucei gambiense DAL972 chromosome 5, complete sequence genome contains the following:
- a CDS encoding hydrolase, alpha/beta fold family, putative yields MSQVGNAELKSKDARTFAVNFAEVGICPKSGVPIRLCYQTFGEPAAPNGAVLLIMGLALSQQLWDVKFCMRLASCGYYVIRFDNRDIGKSTILVGRKVLPSGTTESSDEGDIWEDSNFLSHSPPEGGADGSKSCMYIQLAHAGIAANGHRKFQEVYSLEDMAKDSVGLLDVLKISRAHIVGMCMGGMIAQIIAIQYPNRVESLSLISTHSSSPLLSSPSLRVMIGVATFAIRCVRKGVAIPLSDSMAEKQGRKPLTSREKDDLAQVLAQFVTSFASGKESAFPIDHKALLRQTRRIVHWSEDFSGFARQYVAMIKAPCRVSQLRGLSVPCVVIHGTDDLLVPYRNGKKLADVIPGSKLVGIEGLGHILHPLSRERIIGALVENMGQSTNALSRSGAVAAKL; encoded by the coding sequence aTGTCTCAGGTTGGTAATGCTGAGCTAAAAAGCAAAGATGCACGTACATTTGCCGTGAATTTCGCTGAAGTGGGAATATGTCCAAAGAGTGGAGTACCGATTCGACTCTGTTACCAAACCTTTGGTGAGCCCGCAGCCCCAAACGGCGCTGTTCTTCTTATTATGGGATTAGCATTATCACAACAACTGTGGGATGTAAAATTTTGCATGCGTTTAGCTTCATGTGGTTACTACGTTATCCGTTTTGACAATCGAGATATTGGTAAGAGCACAATTTTGGTAGGTAGAAAAGTTCTCCCTTCCGGAACTACTGAAAGTTCGGATGAGGGTGATATTTGGGAAGATAGCAACTTTTTATCGCACAGCCCTCCAGAAGGAGGTGCTGATGGAAGTAAAAGCTGTATGTACATTCAGTTGGCACACGCAGGCATTGCAGCTAATGGCCATCGTAAGTTTCAGGAGGTGTATTCCCTTGAGGATATGGCGAAGGATAGCGTAGGGTTGTTAGATGTATTGAAGATTTCTAGGGCTCACATTGTTGGCATGTGTATGGGTGGGATGATCGCACAAATTATTGCTATTCAATACCCGAATCGTGTTGAAAGTCTCTCTCTGATTTCCACACACAGCAGCTCACCTTTATTATCATCTCCATCTCTGCGCGTGATGATCGGAGTCGCTACATTTGCTATCCGTTGCGTTCGAAAAGGCGTTGCAATCCCATTATCAGATTCTATGGCGGAAAAGCAGGGGCGTAAGCCACTGACATCAAGGGAAAAGGATGACCTCGCACAGGTTCTTGCACAGTTTGTCACATCCTTTGCTAGCGGCAAAGAATCGGCATTTCCTATCGATCACAAAGCGTTACTGCGGCAGACGCGCCGCATTGTGCATTGGAGCGAAGATTTCAGCGGATTCGCCCGTCAGTACGTTGCAATGATTAAGGCCCCATGTCGCGTATCTCAACTGAGAGGTCTTAGCGTTCCTTGTGTTGTTATTCACGGGACAGATGATTTATTAGTACCTTATCGAAACGGAAAGAAGCTTGCCGATGTCATTCCTGGTTCGAAATTAGTTGGTATTGAAGGACTAGGACACATACTGCACCCCCTCTCCCGCGAGCGAATAATCGGTGCCCTGGTGGAAAACATGGGTCAATCAACAAACGCTCTTTCCCGTAGTGGTGCCGTTGCGGCCAAACTTTGA
- a CDS encoding hydrolase, alpha/beta fold family, putative → MLTTTDTIVKVGKCASTGEDISLSYDTFGNSKDPCLLLVVGLAGVGRVWRDAFCEMIAKKGFYVVRYDNRDVGLSTHLDNQPTPNVMQCLLPQFLSFLRKVPYTLEDMAADGMNLLTALGIERAHVVGSSMGGMIAQIMAIKYPSRVRSLGIIYSHTGSSKRVPETFSTKLLFMKKPKSSALEDVVDFKCALAHHFRGPGYNVDEEEFRKLAKEQLERANDYPQGMLRQLAAILSAKSREECLKTITIPTLIIHGMLDEVVPYQNGLQIAEAVGPAAKLVIYPRMGHEIPVELMPSISQEIADNCGRELTLA, encoded by the coding sequence ATGTTGACTACGACTGACACTATTGTTAAGGTTGGGAAATGCGCTAGCACTGGGGAGGACATTTCATTATCTTACGATACCTTTGGCAATTCAAAAGACCCGTGTTTACTTCTTGTGGTGGGTCTCGCTGGTGTTGGGCGGGTTTGGCGTGATGCTTTCTGTGAGATGATTGCGAAAAAAGGTTTCTACGTGGTGCGGTACGACAATCGCGATGTTGGGTTGTCAACTCATTTGGACAATCAACCCACTCCTAACGTCATGCAGTGTTTACTTCCACAGTTTCTCTCATTTTTGAGAAAAGTGCCGTATACGCTGGAGGATATGGCAGCTGATGGGATGAATCTTTTGACTGCTCTCGGTATTGAAAGAGCGCATGTGGTGGGTTCCAGTATGGGTGGCATGATTGCACAAATTATGGCTATCAAGTACCCGAGTCGTGTACGAAGCCTTGGCATCATATACTCTCACACGGGCTCTAGTAAACGAGTTCCGGAAACATTTTCCACAAAGTTGCTGTTTAtgaaaaaaccaaaaagctCGGCGCTGGAGGATGTGGTTGATTTCAAGTGTGCACTCGCCCACCACTTCCGTGGCCCCGGGTATAACGTAGATGAAGAGGAATTCAGGAAGTTAGCAAAAGAACAGCTTGAACGCGCAAATGATTACCCACAGGGAATGTTGCGGCAATTGGCTGCTATTTTGTCAGCTAAGAGCCGTGAGGAGTGTTTGAAAACCATCACCATCCCCACATTGATCATTCATGGTATGCTAGACGAAGTTGTGCCGTACCAAAATGGACTTCAGATTGCTGAAGCTGTCGGCCCGGCAGCAAAACTTGTGATTTACCCGCGTATGGGACACGAGATACCGGTTGAACTAATGCCTTCAATTTCGCAAGAAATTGCCGATAACTGTGGACGGGAACTGACTCTGGCTTAA